A single region of the Triticum dicoccoides isolate Atlit2015 ecotype Zavitan chromosome 2B, WEW_v2.0, whole genome shotgun sequence genome encodes:
- the LOC119366381 gene encoding guanine nucleotide-binding protein G(s) subunit alpha isoforms XLas-like translates to MSGSYSSRLRAGGGGGGLGATTVLAAKVAFASAALAAAACMVPQLVSGADAFLWKLYLFVTVHVIIFVIWKLSDSKHFHAAQQQHKDPWAPSPLHHPAAAAPPLMTEQAVLAAVRRKVEFAPAPAVVSAAPAEVYRVPPPVSPWHEAADSAVVEEVVSPVSCGGESCVTTESEEDASSAAASAYIATADASRSVSPARERAVLERGISLPPRKATAPTDQHFDGADNNHDGGGGDDDDLDATWNAIMQKTRPATAPAASTTSPPAPRSSPPRPSPSPRPRAREPSVGAAELSKRSEDFIKKIHNSFGRHQ, encoded by the coding sequence ATGTCGGGAAGCTACTCCTCGCGTCTCCGCgccgggggcggcggcgggggcctGGGCGCGACGACCGTGCTGGCGGCCAAGGTGGCGTTCGCGTCGGCCGCGCTTGCCGCGGCCGCCTGCATGGTGCCGCAGCTCGTGTCCGGCGCCGACGCCTTCCTCTGGAAGCTCTACCTCTTCGTCACCGTGCacgtcatcatcttcgtcatctggaAGCTCTCCGACAGCAAGCACTTCCACGCCGCCCAGCAGCAGCACAAGGACCCCTGGGCCCCGTCGCCACTCCACCACCCCGCCGCCGCGGCGCCCCCGCTCATGACGGAGCAGGCTGTGCTGGCCGCCGTCAGGCGCAAGGTGGAGTTCGCGCCCGCGCCCGCCGTCGTCTCCGCCGCGCCCGCCGAGGTGTACCGCGTGCCCCCGCCCGTGTCGCCGTGGCACGAGGCTGCCGACTCGGCGGTGGTTGAGGAGGTCGTGTCCCCTGTCTCGTGCGGCGGGGAGTCGTGCGTCACCACGGAGTCTGAGGAGgacgcctcctccgccgccgcgtcggcctaCATCGCCACCGCCGACGCGAGCAGGAGCGTCTCGCCCGCACGGGAGCGCGCGGTCCTCGAGCGCGGCATCTCCCTTCCCCCTCGCAAGGCCACCGCGCCCACGGACCAACACTTCGACGGAGCCGACAACaaccacgacggcggcggcggcgacgacgacgacctgGACGCGACGTGGAACGCCATCATGCAGAAGACGCGTCCGGCGACGGCGCCGGCCGCATCCACCACCTCCCCTCCAGCCCCGCGCTCGTCGCCTCCCCGGCCATCCCCATCGCCGCGGCCGCGAGCCCGGGAGCCGTCCGTCGGCGCGGCGGAGCTGAGCAAGCGGTCAGAGGATTTCATCAAGAAGATCCACAACTCCTTCGGCCGGCACCAATGA